The nucleotide sequence CCTACTTCCGGCTCGGCCTGTTCCCCGGCGGCTTCCCCGGCCTCCGGCCAGTAAAGGAGCGTCTCCCCGCCGGGGCTCTGCACCCACGCCCGGGGACGAAATCCGCCCGCATCCACCCACACATGCCAGCCTTCCTGGAAGGCCAGGCGCCAGGTGAGAAACAGGAAATGCTCTTGGGCCGCATCCTGGCCGGGGGGCGGCCAGTAGGTCAAGGCGGCCTGGCTCACATGCCGGACTTCCACAGGCAGGAGGTCATCGGGCAGGGCCGCCGCCACCTGGAGGGCGTCGGCCACCGGGTGGACCTGGCCGGCGGGCACGGTGGTCCAAGGCTCCAGGCTGAAGAAGTCCCGGCGGAAGTAAGTAATGCCGGCGGGCCGCCATTCGGCCACCAACACCGGCGGCAGGGCGGCCGGCAGGTCGTGGGAGCGGAGGGAAAACTCCAGCCGGTAGCCGATGATGGGCGCCGGCGCCCCCAACTGGACGGCGCCCCGCTCCCGCAAGGGTTCCAGGCGGGACAAGTAGATGTCGGGGGGCCAGCCGCCCCGGTCGTTGATGAATTCCAATACTTCCTGGAGGGCCTGCAGGCCCCGGGGCTGCTGCCCGGACTCCCGCTCCCGGGGGAAGGCCCGCTGGTACTCCACCCGCTGCACCGGCTCCTCCCTCAAGGTAAGGCTGATGCGGCCGTCGGTGCGCAGGATGAAGTCGGTGCCGGCCACGCTGCGCACAAAGGACAGATCGCCGAAGATGGCCCGCTCCAACTGGGTCTGATCCACCTGCTCGGGCCGCAAGGTGACTACAGCGGTGCGGGGCTCAGGCCACATGGGCAGGAAGGTGTCGCCGTCCACGCTCAGGCCGGTCTCGGCGGCGGAGGCAGCCAAGGTGGTTAGCCGTGGCCCCTCGCCCTGGGCGGCGTTTTCCACGGCCGCCGCCAGGTCTTGGGCTGCCAGGGCCAGGGTGTTCCCCTCCAAGGGACTGGCCACGGGCAGCCGCCGGCTGCTGTAGGTTCCCTCGGCCTTCACCACCAAAAGCAGGTCGTCGTCCACCAAAAAGAGGGCCACCGCCTCCAGCACCGGGCCCGAAGGCTGGGCCGGCGCCTCCACCGGACCGCCGTACCACGCCTGCCACAGCTGCCACCAAAAGGAGCGGGGCGCGGCGGCGGGCATGGGCACTTCCACGCCGCCGCCACCCTGCCGGCCCTGGCGCAGGGCCATCATTTCGTCAGCCGTCAGGGGGGACATGGCCTGGGGATCAACCTGGGAGGCCGCTGCCGCTACGGCGGCCCATATGGGCTCCATGGCTTCAGCGGGGGCCCGGCGGTGGATGCCGTTCCCCGCATGGACGACGGCGAAGCGGGGCATGACCAGGGTGCGCCAGTCTTCCAGGGCCTGGGCTTCGGAACTTATATAGAAGGCCTGCACGGGGCGGCCCACCTGGGTGGAGGGATGGGAAAGCCACAACTGGGCGCTGAGGAACAGGCTCAGCGCCACCATGGCGGCCAGGAGGAGGCTTTTCAGTCTTTCCACCGGCCGGCCTCCTCCCCGTGGGGGACGGTGAACCAGACGGTGGTGCCTTGCCCTTCCACCGATTCAATGCCCATTTGCCCGCCGTGGGCGGCGATTATTTCCCGGGCAATAGCCAGCCCCAGGCCGGTGCCCCCCAAGGTGCGGGCCCGGGCCTTGTCCACCCGGTAGAACCGGTCGAAGATGCGGGGCAGGTCCTCGGCGGGGATGCCGATGCCCGTGTCGGAGACGGCCACCCGCAGATGGCCCTTGTCCCGGCCCACGGTCACGGTGATGGACCCGCCCGGGGGCGTGAACTCGATGGCGTTGGAGAGAAGGTTCAAGATGACCTGCTGGATCCGATCGGGATCCACGTAAACCAAGGGCTCGTCGTCGGGGTGCCGGTGCTCCCAGCGCAGGTCCTTGGCTTCGGCCTGGGCCTGGAGCTTGCGGTAGGCCTGGTCCACCAGTTCCGAGAGGCGGATGTACTCCAGATCCCACTGCACCCGGCGGTAGTCCAGTTGGGAGAGTTGGAGCAGGTCTTGGACCAGGCGGCTCATGCGGTCGGCCTCGGCATCCACCACCCGCAGGAACTGCCGCTGCATCTCGCCGTCGGGCATATCCTCGTGGAGCAATGTTTCCACGTAGGATTTGATGGTGGTCAGGGGCGTCCGCAGTTCGTGGGAAACGTTGGCGACAAATTCCTTGCGCATCCGATCCAGTTCGGCGAATTCGGTCACGTCGTGCATGACCCAGACGGCGCCTACGGTGGTGCCCTGGCCGCCGGTGCCCGGGGTGCCCTCGGTGCGGCGGATGGGGGCGACGGAGGCCCGCAGCACCCGGTCGCCCAAGGTCAAGTGCAGGCCTTCGTCAGTGGCGGACGGCCATTGATCGGAGTCGTCCCCTGCCAGCACCCGGGCCAGAGTGTCGCCGATGGGCAGGTCGGCCCAGATCTCCTTGGGGTGGCGGCCGATGAGGGCTTCTTCGGGCTCGGCCACCGCCAGCATGGCCCGGGCGGCGGGGTTGATGAACAGCAGGCGTCCTTCGGCGTCCACCGCCAGGACGCCGTCGGCCATGTGGGAGACGATGGCCTCCACTTTTCGCTTTTCGTCGGCCATTTCCGTCAAGGTGTCCCGGAGGCGCTCCGCCATGTGGTTGAACATGCCCGCCAACCGGCCCACCTCGTCTTGGGAGCGGATTTCGATGGGCTGGTCGAAGCGGCCGGCCGCCATGGCCGCAGCCCGCTGGGTGATGGTTTGGATGGGGCCGGTGATGGTGCGGGCGACAAAGAACACCAGGACGCCGGTGACCAGGAGGGCCACGGAGGTGGCCGTCCACAGCCGCTGGCGCACCTGGGCCAAGGTTTCGTAGACGCCGGTCAGGTCGCCTTCCACATAGGCCAGGCCTACGATGGTGTCGTCCACGGCGATGGGGGCGGCGCCGAACACCCGGATTTCATCGCTGCCGGGTACCGGCCGGGTGCCCGAGCTTTCGGCAGCGGTCTCCAAGACGTCCAGAACCACATCTAGGACGAAGCGCTGGCCCACCAAAGTGAAGTCGGTGGCGGCCAGCACGATCCCCTGGCGGTCCAGAACCACGGCCAGGAGGTTGGCCCCTTGCTTGCCGGCCATCAACTGCTCCAGGCCCCGCCGGTCCAGTTGGTCGGGGCCGGCGGCGAAGAACTGGGCGGCCTCCCGGGCCAGCTGCCCGGCGTCGCCCAGCCGCTGCTGCAGGCCGGTGTTCAGGTAATAGGACTCCAAGTCCCGCAGCAAGAAGGCGCCGATGAACTGCATGGCCAGGAGTATGAGAAGCAGGAAGGCGATGACCATTCTGGCTTGGATGCTGCGCACGGCGTACCCCCCGGCGGAGCCCTACGGAACGGCCGGCCCCTGGGCAGGGGTGCGCGGAACCTCGGCCGCCGCCCCAGACCCGGCGTCTGCCGGCGGGCCGGTCAGAACTTGCGGAAGTAGTAGCCCGCTCCTCGCTTGGTGAGAATGAAACGCGGGTCGCCGGGATGCTCTTCGATCTTTTCCCGGAGCCGGCGGATGGTCACGTCCACGGTGCGGATATCCCCATGGTACCGGTAGCCCCATACGTCTTCCAAAAGGGTTTCCCGGCTGAAAACCTGCCCGGGATGCTGGGCCAGGTACTTGAGCAACTCGAACTCCCGGGTGGTCAATTCGATCTGCTGCTCGCCCTTGAGCACCTGGTGCCCCTTCAGGTCGATGGTCAGGTGCCCGCAGTAGATGTGGTCGGCGGCGTTGTTGACGCTCATGCTGCCCTGGCTCCGGCGCAGCAGGGCCCGCACCCGGGCCACCACCTCGGCGGGGCTGAAGGGCTTGGTCACGTAGTCGTCGGCGCCCTCGTCCAAGCCTTGGATCTTGTCGGTCTCGGCCTCCTTGGCCGTCAGCATGATGATGGGCACCGCGGAGCGCCGGCGTATTTCCCGGCACACCTCGAAGCCGTCCTTACCCGGCAGCATGATGTCCAAGATGATAAGGTCGGGGAGGTCGGCCAGGGCGACCTGCAGGGCTTCGTCACCGTCGTAGGCCGTTTCCACTTGGTAGCCGGCCCGTTCCAGGTTGAACTTCAATATGTCGGCAATGGGCCGCTCGTCGTCGACGACGAGAATCTTTTCCGCCATACCGGGGTTCCCCCCTCCCTTTTGGCAAGGCTACTTCCCTTATGGCGCTGCAGATTCCTTCAGATGGGGCGGCGGGACAGGCGCGGCCAGGCACCGCTCCAGGTCGGACCGGGTCAGGCCGACGGCTTCGGCCAGGGCGCTGTAGAAAGGAAGGCCCCGGGCCAGCCCCGCCAGCAGCGGCTGCAGATCGTCGCCGGCGGCCGCTGCAATGCAGCGGACCAACTGGAGGGATTGGCGGTAGGCCTGCCCCGGATCGGGCAGGTGGTCGAAATGCCGCTCCAGTTGGTAGAGATTATACGGTTCATCCCAGGCCCCGGGCGGCGGCGCGCCCGTCAATTTTTCGTCCACCCACTGGGCCAGGCCCTCGCTGAACCAGGTGGGGTAGTTGCCTAGGGTGTAGACGTCCAGCACCCAGTGGGCCAGTTCGTGGACCACGGGCATGGCGCCGGGACCCATGGCCAAATGGATGTGGCCCCGGTGGTACACACCTCCGGGCAGCGGACCCCGGTGGGCGGCGGCGCCCACGAAGGGGGTCAAGTCCTCGTGGAGGTGAAGCAGCGCCGCCGGCAATTCACCGTCCTCGTCCAGCAGCAGGGCTTCAACGGCCGGCAGCATGCGTTGGGCCTCTTGGGCCGCCCGCCGGGCCGCGGCTTCGGCTCCCGCCGGCGCCTGCACCTGGATTCGACGGCCGGTGATGGTGACGGGTTCCTGATCCGGCCACCAGGGGGCCCGTCCTCGATAATAGGACAGTTGGCGGCCGTATGTGTACTGGGCGAGCCGCAATAGGGGCCCCGCGGCGGCAGGTCCGTAGCCGGCCCGGGCTCGCCACTGGACCACCGCCCCGGCGAAGGCCAGGATCCCCAACGAGACGACGAGGCCGGCCAGCCACGGGGCCAATAGCCGCGCCAAAAAAGTTCCCGATTGCCTGCCGGTTCCGCCTCTGGCCATGGGTTGGGAAATCCTCTCGGAGTCGGAAGGGGTCTTCGTATCAAGGCCGGCGGGAACCTGCCGGGAAAGTTTGGCGGGCCAGGCAAAAGCAACGGGGAGATGGTTGTCCACCATCTCCCCGCCGAGGGGTTTTAGGTTGTCTCGGTTGTCGCTGTTAAGCCTTGCTTACCGGCTGTAGAACAGCAAGGGGTCGACGCGCCGGCCGTTCTCGTGCACCTCGAAGTGGAGGTGGGAGCCGGTGCAGCGGCCGGTGCAGCCCACCAGGCCGATGACCTCGCCCTTTTCCACCCGGGCGCCCACCTTGGTGTGGATGCTGGACAGATGGGCGTACAAGGTAACCAGCTTGCCGCCGCCGTGGTCGATGGTGACCAGCTGGCCGAAGGCGCCCCGGACCCCCGCTTCCTTGACGATGCCGCTGTCGGCGGCCATAACGGGCGTGCCCTTGGGGGCGGCGATGTC is from Sphingobacteriaceae bacterium and encodes:
- a CDS encoding response regulator; this translates as MAEKILVVDDERPIADILKFNLERAGYQVETAYDGDEALQVALADLPDLIILDIMLPGKDGFEVCREIRRRSAVPIIMLTAKEAETDKIQGLDEGADDYVTKPFSPAEVVARVRALLRRSQGSMSVNNAADHIYCGHLTIDLKGHQVLKGEQQIELTTREFELLKYLAQHPGQVFSRETLLEDVWGYRYHGDIRTVDVTIRRLREKIEEHPGDPRFILTKRGAGYYFRKF
- a CDS encoding ATP-binding protein, whose product is MRSIQARMVIAFLLLILLAMQFIGAFLLRDLESYYLNTGLQQRLGDAGQLAREAAQFFAAGPDQLDRRGLEQLMAGKQGANLLAVVLDRQGIVLAATDFTLVGQRFVLDVVLDVLETAAESSGTRPVPGSDEIRVFGAAPIAVDDTIVGLAYVEGDLTGVYETLAQVRQRLWTATSVALLVTGVLVFFVARTITGPIQTITQRAAAMAAGRFDQPIEIRSQDEVGRLAGMFNHMAERLRDTLTEMADEKRKVEAIVSHMADGVLAVDAEGRLLFINPAARAMLAVAEPEEALIGRHPKEIWADLPIGDTLARVLAGDDSDQWPSATDEGLHLTLGDRVLRASVAPIRRTEGTPGTGGQGTTVGAVWVMHDVTEFAELDRMRKEFVANVSHELRTPLTTIKSYVETLLHEDMPDGEMQRQFLRVVDAEADRMSRLVQDLLQLSQLDYRRVQWDLEYIRLSELVDQAYRKLQAQAEAKDLRWEHRHPDDEPLVYVDPDRIQQVILNLLSNAIEFTPPGGSITVTVGRDKGHLRVAVSDTGIGIPAEDLPRIFDRFYRVDKARARTLGGTGLGLAIAREIIAAHGGQMGIESVEGQGTTVWFTVPHGEEAGRWKD